The DNA segment TGGTGGAAAAATTGAAAATCAAGACTACCAACGCTTTGTTATAAAAGGTGGGCAGCAATATCAATCACCAGAAAAGTATCTTGTAGAAGGTGATGCTTCATCAGCTTCTTACTTCTTAGCCGCTGCAGCCATTAAAGGCGGCACTGTGCGAGTTACAGGTATCGGTAAAAATAGCTTACAAGGGGATATTCATTTTGCTTCTGTGCTGGAAAAAATGGGAGCAAAAGTACGCTGGGGTGATGACTATATAGAGTGTGAACGTGGAACGTTAAAAGGTATTGATATGGATATGAATACTATCCCTGACGCAGCAATGACCATTGCTACCACGGCACTTTTTGCTGAAGGCGAAACGGTTATCCGCAATATTTATAACTGGCGTGTAAAAGAAACTGACCGATTAGCGGCAATGGCAGCAGAGTTACAAAAAGTGGGTGCGATAGTTGAAGAAGGGCGCGACTACTTAAAAGTAACGCCACCAAAACAGCTAACTACTGCGGATATCAAAACTTATAATGATCACCGTATTGCAATGTGTTTTTCGCTGGTGGCGCTTTCAGATACGCCAATTACTATTCTTGATCCGGGATGTACCGCAAAAACTTTCCCTGATTATTTTGAGAAACTAGAAACACTTTCTCAACGTAGTAATTCTCAACGTAGTCATTAATGTGAAAATCATTAATTAAAATGAGTCAAAATTAAATCAATTAAATCGGCAGTATTGGACTTTTTGAAGAACAATACTGCCGATTTTTTATTGTGGTCAGATTGATTTTTCTAAAAAATAGCCTATCTCGAAAAAATAATATTAAATAAGACTCTTTAGTGCTTATCTGCTTGTTTCTTCCTATACATTGTATGCGTATAATGTCGCGCATATATTAATACTGTTTTTCTCTGTTTGAATACTATGCCTATTATATCAATGTAATAAGAGCAACAAATACAGAAATGCAGTGCCCACGAAAAGGAGAAACTCATGGCGGTTATCGTCCCTGTTATAACTGTTGATGGGCCTAGCGGAGCAGGTAAAGGAACATTATGCCAAGCATTAGCGAAAGCGTTTGGCTGGCATTTACTCGATTCTGGCGCTATTTATCGTGTATTGGCATTAGCGGCTTTACATCACCATGTTGATATCACCTCAGAAGATGCTTTAGTCCCCTTGGCTGCAAATTTAGATGTGCGTTTTATTCCTAATGAGAATGGCTTAAGTGTCATTCTTGAAGGTGAAGATGTTTCAACTGAAATTCGAACAGAAACAGTTGGAAACACGGCATCACAAGCTGCGACTTTTCCTCGTGTAAGAGAAGCATTACTGCGTCGTCAGCGCGCATTTCGTACAGCGCCTGGCTTAATTGCTGATGGCCGAGATATGGGAACAATCGTTTTTCCTGATGCTCAAGTGAAAATATTTTTAGAAGCGAGTGCAGAAGAGCGTGCGCGTCGTCGCATGTTACAGTTGCAGGAAAAGGGCTTTAATGTTAACTTTGAGCGCCTTTTATCCGAGATAAAAGAACGCGATCACCGTGACCGGAATCGCGCTGTTGCGCCACTTGTTGCGGCGAAAGATGCATTAATTCTCGATTCTACAAGTTTGTCAATTGACGAAGTCATTGAAAAATCGTTGACTTATGCTAAAAAAAATCTGCAATTATCAGCGTAATTAATTTTTATTTCGTTTATACTAGGTAATTATCAAAATCGGGTTGACGTGTTAATGAAAACACAACAATGCCCGATGACCTTGTCACAAAGGATGTAACGAGGTATGTGAAACAACCCCATTCGGCCGGATGCTAAATGGACGTTAATTAAATTTACTTGAAGATCATTAACATGACAGAATCTTTTGCTCAACTCTTTGAAGAATCCCTAAAAACAATCGAAACTCGTCCTGGCGCTATCGTTCGCGGCGTTGTAGTTGCTATCGATAAAGACGTTGTTCTGGTTGATGCAGGTCTGAAATCAGAATCTGCTATTCCTGTAGAACAATTCAAAAACGCTCAAGGCGAATTAGAAATCCAAGTGGGCGACGAAATTGATGTTGCTCTGGACGCGGTTGAAGATGGCTTCGGTGAAACCGTTCTGTCTCGTGAGAAAGCTAAACGTCACGAAGCGTGGCTGATGCTGGAAAAAGCTTACGAAGAAAACGAAACTGTTGTTGGTATCATCAACGGTAAAGTTAAAGGTGGTTTCACTGTTGAACTGAACGGCATTCGTGCGTTCTTACCAGGTTCACTGGTAGACGTTCGCCCAGTTCGCGATACAACTCATCTGGAAAACAAAGAGCTTGAGTTCAAAGTCATCAAATTAGACCAAAAACGTAACAACGTTGTTGTGTCTCGTCGTGCGGTTATCGAATCTGAAAACAGCGCAGAACGCGATCAGTTATTAGAAAACCTGCAAGAAGGCATGGAAGTTAAAGGTATTGTTAAAAACCTTACTGACTACGGTGCATTCGTTGATCTGGGCGGTGTTGACGGCTTACTGCACATCACTGACATGGCTTGGAAACGTGTTAAACACCCAAGCGAAATTGTCAATGTTGGCGACGAAATCACTGTTAAAGTCCTGAAATTTGACCGTGAACGTACTCGCGTATCATTAGGTCTGAAACAACTGGGCGAAGATCCATGGGTAGCTATCGCTAAACGTTATCCAGAAGGTACTAAACTGACTGGTCGTGTAACTAACCTGACTGATTACGGCTGCTTCGTAGAAATCGAAGAAGGCGTTGAAGGTCTGGTACACGTTTCTGAAATGGATTGGACTAACAAAAACATTCACCCATCTAAAGTTGTTAACGTTGGTGATGTTGTTGAAGTTATGGTTCTTGACATCGATGAAGAACGTCGTCGTATTTCACTGGGTCTGAAACAGTGCAAATCTAACCCATGGCAGCAGTTCGCAGAAACTCACAACAAGAACGACCGTGTTGAAGGTAAAATCAAGTCTATCACTGACTTCGGTATCTTCATCGGTTTAGACGGCGGTATTGATGGTCTGGTTCATTTATCTGACATTTCTTGGAATGTTGCAGGTGAAGAAGCAGTTCGTGAATACAAAAAAGGCGACGAAATCGCTGCTGTAGTTCTGCAAGTTGATGCTGAACGTGAACGTATCTCACTGGGCGTTAAACAATTATCAGAAGATCCATTCAATAATTACCTGTCTGCTCACAAAAAAGGTGCTATTGTTTCTGGTAAAGTAACTGCTGTTGACGCTAAAGGCGCAACTGTAGAATTAGCTGACGGTGTTGAAGGTTACCTGCGTGCTTCAGAAGCTTCACGCGACCGCGTTGAAGATGCAACTCTGGTTCTGAATGTTGGCGAAGCTGTAGAAGCTAAATACACTGGCGTTGATCGTAAAAACCGCGTTATCAACTTATCTGTTCGTGCTAAGGACGAAGCAGACGAGAAAGACGCTATCGCTTCTGTAAACAACAAAGAAGAAGTTGGTTTTTCAAACAACGCTATGGCTGAAGCTTTCAAAGCAGCTAAAGGCGAATAATTTAAGTTATTAACGAAAGGCAACGTTAATCGTTGCCTATTTATCGGTAGTTTAGGGAGGTAATATGACCAAGTCTGAGTTAATCGAGAGACTTGCAGGCCTACAATCTCATCTTTCGGCTAAGACGGTTGAAGAAGCTGTAAAAGAAATGCTTGATCATATGGCTGATACTTTAGCTGATGGTGAGCGTATCGAAGTCCGCGGATTCGGCAGTTTTTCTCTACACTACCGTGCGCCGCGTACGGGTCGTAACCCGAAGACTGGTGATAAAGTAGATCTGGAAGGTAAATACGTTCCACACTTTAAGCCAGGTAAAGAGTTACGTGACCGTGTAAATATTTATACGGAATAATAACTCCTGTCGA comes from the Proteus appendicitidis genome and includes:
- the cmk gene encoding (d)CMP kinase, producing MAVIVPVITVDGPSGAGKGTLCQALAKAFGWHLLDSGAIYRVLALAALHHHVDITSEDALVPLAANLDVRFIPNENGLSVILEGEDVSTEIRTETVGNTASQAATFPRVREALLRRQRAFRTAPGLIADGRDMGTIVFPDAQVKIFLEASAEERARRRMLQLQEKGFNVNFERLLSEIKERDHRDRNRAVAPLVAAKDALILDSTSLSIDEVIEKSLTYAKKNLQLSA
- the aroA gene encoding 3-phosphoshikimate 1-carboxyvinyltransferase, giving the protein MESLTLQPIAHIEGVINLPGSKSVSNRALLLAALAKGKTRLTNLLDSDDIRHMLNALKALGVQYQLSNNNTVCDIKGLGGKFKTNSPLELFLGNAGTAMRPLAAALSLGEHDIILTGEPRMKERPIGHLVDALRQGGAKIDYLEQTDYPPIRLCGGFLGGNVEVDGSVSSQFLTALLMTAPLAEQDTIITIKGELVSKPYIDITLALINTFGGKIENQDYQRFVIKGGQQYQSPEKYLVEGDASSASYFLAAAAIKGGTVRVTGIGKNSLQGDIHFASVLEKMGAKVRWGDDYIECERGTLKGIDMDMNTIPDAAMTIATTALFAEGETVIRNIYNWRVKETDRLAAMAAELQKVGAIVEEGRDYLKVTPPKQLTTADIKTYNDHRIAMCFSLVALSDTPITILDPGCTAKTFPDYFEKLETLSQRSNSQRSH
- the rpsA gene encoding 30S ribosomal protein S1, which codes for MTESFAQLFEESLKTIETRPGAIVRGVVVAIDKDVVLVDAGLKSESAIPVEQFKNAQGELEIQVGDEIDVALDAVEDGFGETVLSREKAKRHEAWLMLEKAYEENETVVGIINGKVKGGFTVELNGIRAFLPGSLVDVRPVRDTTHLENKELEFKVIKLDQKRNNVVVSRRAVIESENSAERDQLLENLQEGMEVKGIVKNLTDYGAFVDLGGVDGLLHITDMAWKRVKHPSEIVNVGDEITVKVLKFDRERTRVSLGLKQLGEDPWVAIAKRYPEGTKLTGRVTNLTDYGCFVEIEEGVEGLVHVSEMDWTNKNIHPSKVVNVGDVVEVMVLDIDEERRRISLGLKQCKSNPWQQFAETHNKNDRVEGKIKSITDFGIFIGLDGGIDGLVHLSDISWNVAGEEAVREYKKGDEIAAVVLQVDAERERISLGVKQLSEDPFNNYLSAHKKGAIVSGKVTAVDAKGATVELADGVEGYLRASEASRDRVEDATLVLNVGEAVEAKYTGVDRKNRVINLSVRAKDEADEKDAIASVNNKEEVGFSNNAMAEAFKAAKGE
- the ihfB gene encoding integration host factor subunit beta; protein product: MTKSELIERLAGLQSHLSAKTVEEAVKEMLDHMADTLADGERIEVRGFGSFSLHYRAPRTGRNPKTGDKVDLEGKYVPHFKPGKELRDRVNIYTE